In Bacillus toyonensis BCT-7112, a single window of DNA contains:
- a CDS encoding PH domain-containing protein — translation MNIPIQRSKSVVIFVCLTLVFMFVYPLVMLFANKEQWMSALIGMGLCFIVNVPLVWEVFIKKHKVENGVLKYGILNDDIVLKEIRIIRQVGKSLEITTNAYKVHMIAMPQDMTQFVSLVEKENPNVKIEMIGKK, via the coding sequence ATGAACATTCCGATTCAAAGAAGTAAGTCGGTAGTAATTTTCGTTTGTCTCACGTTAGTTTTTATGTTCGTATATCCACTTGTCATGCTTTTCGCAAATAAAGAGCAGTGGATGTCAGCATTAATTGGGATGGGTTTATGCTTTATTGTAAATGTACCACTCGTTTGGGAAGTATTTATTAAAAAACATAAAGTAGAAAATGGCGTGCTAAAGTACGGTATTTTAAATGATGATATCGTATTGAAAGAGATAAGAATAATTCGTCAAGTTGGGAAGTCCCTTGAAATTACGACGAATGCATACAAAGTACATATGATTGCGATGCCGCAAGATATGACGCAGTTTGTATCACTTGTAGAAAAAGAAAATCCAAATGTGAAAATAGAAATGATAGGGAAGAAATGA
- a CDS encoding GNAT family N-acetyltransferase: MNEKIRIIPYESTFQEEVVDLIVHIQQKEYNVPITKEEQPDLLEIETFYQKDHGNFWVAIYDGKVVGTVALLDIENHQVALRKMFVQKEFRGKEWGASHMLLQKAISWAEDKKLKDIYLGTTVKFLAAHRFYEKNGFQSVSIDKLPKNFPVLQVDKKFYRYIVKKVM, encoded by the coding sequence ATGAACGAGAAGATTCGTATTATTCCGTATGAAAGTACGTTTCAAGAGGAAGTAGTAGATCTTATCGTTCATATTCAGCAAAAAGAGTATAATGTTCCCATTACGAAAGAAGAGCAACCTGATTTACTTGAAATAGAAACATTCTATCAAAAGGATCACGGAAACTTTTGGGTAGCAATTTATGATGGTAAAGTAGTTGGAACAGTAGCTTTATTAGATATTGAGAATCATCAAGTAGCGCTAAGAAAAATGTTCGTACAAAAAGAGTTTCGTGGAAAAGAATGGGGCGCCTCACATATGTTGCTTCAAAAAGCAATTTCATGGGCTGAGGATAAAAAATTGAAGGATATTTACTTAGGAACAACAGTGAAATTTTTAGCTGCACATCGTTTTTATGAAAAGAATGGTTTTCAAAGTGTGAGTATAGACAAGTTGCCGAAAAACTTTCCAGTGTTACAGGTAGATAAGAAATTTTATAGGTACATTGTGAAAAAGGTGATGTAG
- a CDS encoding GNAT family N-acetyltransferase, with amino-acid sequence MFTLRVDDEIELQLLEKHHKEELYELLDQNRNHLRRWLPWVDGTKSADAYDEIFPMWLKKFAEGNGFESGIRYKGKLVGMVGIHPVSWGKKATSLGYYLTEDAGGKGIMTRSVKAVLHYAFENLKLNKVEIRCGVENVKSRAIPERLGFTLDGILRDDEWIYDHFHDIAVYSLLASEWKDIR; translated from the coding sequence ATGTTCACACTCAGAGTAGATGATGAAATTGAACTACAACTATTAGAAAAACATCATAAAGAGGAATTATATGAATTATTAGATCAAAATCGTAACCATTTAAGAAGATGGCTCCCTTGGGTAGATGGAACGAAATCTGCTGATGCTTATGATGAGATTTTTCCGATGTGGTTAAAGAAATTTGCAGAGGGAAACGGTTTTGAAAGTGGTATACGTTACAAAGGAAAGCTCGTTGGAATGGTAGGAATTCATCCGGTAAGCTGGGGGAAGAAAGCGACGAGTCTTGGATATTATCTTACAGAAGATGCTGGTGGGAAAGGCATTATGACGCGTAGCGTAAAGGCTGTACTTCATTATGCATTTGAAAATTTAAAGCTGAATAAAGTTGAAATCAGGTGCGGTGTTGAAAATGTGAAAAGCCGCGCGATTCCAGAACGTTTAGGGTTTACATTAGATGGTATTTTAAGAGATGATGAATGGATATATGATCATTTTCATGATATCGCTGTATATAGTTTACTAGCTTCAGAATGGAAGGATATTCGATGA